In Phalacrocorax carbo chromosome 1, bPhaCar2.1, whole genome shotgun sequence, the genomic stretch GTCAGTGCTGCCTCCGCATGGTGCTGGTTGCCGGCCCCAGGGGGCTGGGGTCATGCAGGCGGAAAGCCCTGCAGGGTCGGCTCAGGCCACATGCTGCAGGAGTGCTAATTGGGTTGTAATTAGAGTGACTGGGCAAAGCCAAATCCAACAGCGGCTGCGCTCTGGCAGCGAGGGGCTGAGCCGTGGGCGCTGGGAGAAGGGGGAGCAGACTGGTCCTGGGTGCTGCCTCCGAAAGGCCCGAGGCTGGctggtgggaggcagcaggacaggCGCATCCCGAGGGgactggcagcagcagtgccacGTGTGGCTGGGGTCCGACGTCTCCCAGCAAGGTGCACCGGCAAGCTGCATGCCCTGCAGAAACGTGCTCCCTGTGTGGAGCTGAGCTGTGTGCTGGCTGTCCCTGCAGGGGTGCGCCGCTgtcccccccagggctgtccccccagggctgtccctgcAGGGGTGCGCCGCTgtcccccccagggctgtccccccagggctgtccctgcAGGGGTGCACCGCTgacccccccagggctgtccccccagggctgtccctgcAGGGGTGCGCCGCTgtcccccccagggctgtccccccagggctgtccctgcAGGGGTGCACCGCTgacccccccagggctgtccccccagggctgtccctgcAGGGATGCGCCGCTgtcccccccagggctgtccccccagggctgtccctgcAGGGGTGCGCTGCTGTCCCTCCTAGGGCTGTCCTTGTGGGGTTGTGGGGTTGCCCTAGCTGTCCCCAAGGCTGTCCCTGCAGGGGTGCACTGGCTGTGCCCCCAGGCTGTCCCCTTCAGGCTGTTcccccagggctgtccttgTGGGGTTGCcctggctgtccccctgcaATGGCTCAGGTGGATGCTCAGTGCACCAGCACCCATCCTGCTGGGGGGCTTCCCTCCACCCCAGGGGTGCCTGGCCAGGGAGTGAGGGGGCAGTGGGGGCTGGGCCAGGGAGATGGGAGCCTGGGGAGCCAAGGGGGGGGACACCCAGACCCACTCCCCTTGGTGGCAGACTTGGGGCTGGCTCTCTGCATGCCCCTTCCCGccgggggcagctggggggcagCCGGAGCCTGAGGACAGAGCTTGCAGGCTGCCAGGGCTCAGCAGcgctgccccagggctccagctctgccagaggAGCTGATGTAGGTTGATGCCTTTGGTAGAGAAAAGTTGGGGAACAATATGGGATGGGGGGTTCCCCAGTGCTTTGGTGCAAGGTTTCCCCTGAGCACTTGGCTCTGGGGGGCAGTACCGGGGTCCGGACTGGTGCTGGCTTGGCGCGAGGATTGCTCATGGCGCAGAGGCATGAgagcggggctgcgggcagAGCACGGGGGCCCTGGGCTGGGCAAGAGGGAGGTGCACCCGAGCTGGCCCGGTGGTGGAAGGTGGCGGTTAAGCCATCGCCTCTGTAGCACACATCCATCCCACCCGATGTGGGGCACCAGATTTGATTTACAGCACAACTAGACAACCCTTGGGGACTGAGAAAGGGCCGGGAGAAGCCATATCCCAGCTGGTGGTGCATCAGCCGCTGGGCTGCTCAGCTGGGCAGCCTCCCCACGActgcagcagcctccagccTCAGAAGCCCCTTTGCAGCAGAGGACAAGGTGATGCCGGTGCCTTCGCTTGCTGCCATGGCTCCTGGGGGATGGTTAATCCCTGCAAGGTGGGTGATGTTTCACAGTGGTGTTGGATCACCCGTGCCCGTCAGCTCCCGGTGCCCAACTCCCTCCCCTGGGTCGTGGATGGTCCTGCCAGCACTGGGGGCAGCTGTGTCCCCCCATctccctggggacagccagagcagcagcctgggggaCACTCAGCTCTACGTCCAACATGCCCAACGCTCCTGCGCCCGGCAGTGTGGTGCGCTGGGACTGGAGCCCGGCTCGCCCCCACCCTCACAGAGCCAGGGAACAAAAGGACAGCCACTCACTGTGAATAATTTAATGCCCCATTTAGCACCAGTCCCTCCAGCCCGGCCTGGACATCACCCTCAGGCTGAGATGAAGCGCCCTGAAAATGCCAGCTGTACAGCCGCGGGGCATCCCTTTGACACCGACCACCTCCAAGGCAGCAGCCCAGGAGTGAACGTGCCATTACGCCCTTTGCAGTCCCGTGGGTTTGCTGACggctctgccctggctgcctccagccctgccgGTTCCCCACGGCCCCGGCCGCCGGCGGGTGCCCAGCTGGGCCGGAGTCCCCTCTCCTCCAGCGGTGTGGCCAGGACACGTCCCCCTGGCCATGCTGAGGCCCCCGGTTCGCTCAGCGCTGTGGGCGCTGCAGGAGCCTGGgggcaggagagcgggcaggagagtgggcaggagagcgggcaggagagcgggcgggagagcaggcaggagagcgggcaggagagcgggcaggagagcgggcaggaAAGCGGGCAGGAGAGTGGGCAGGAAagcgggcaggagagcgggcaggaaagcgggcaggagagcaggcaggagagcgggcaggaAAGCGGGCAGGAAagcgggcaggagagcgggcaggaaagcaggcaggagagTGGGCAGGAAagcgggcaggagagcgggcaggaaagcgggcaggagagcgggcaggaAAGCGGGCAGGAGAGTGGGCAGGAAAGCGGGCAGGAAAGCGGGCAGGAAagcgggcaggagagcgggcaggagagTGGGCAGGAAagcgggcaggagagcgggcaggaaagcgggcaggagagcgggcaggagagcgggcaggaAAGCGGGCAGGAGAGTGGGCAGGAGAGTgggcaggagagcgggcaggaaagcgggcaggagagcgggcaggaAAGCGGGCAGGAAAGCGGGCAGGAGAGTGGGCAGGAGAGTgggcaggagagcgggcaggaAAGCGGGCAGGAAAGCGGGCAGGAAagcgggcaggagagcgggcaggagagtgggcaggagagcaggcaggagagcgggcaggaaagcgggcaggagagcgggcaggaaagcgggcaggagagcaggcaggagagcgggcaggagagtgggcaggagagcgggcaggagagcgggcaggagagcgggcaggaaagcaggcaggagagcgggcaggagagcgggcaggaaagcgggcaggagagcgggcaggaaagcgggcaggagagcgggcaggagagtgggcaggagagcgggcaggagagcgggcaggagagcgggcaggaaagcgggcaggagagcgggcaggagagcaggcaggagagcgggcaggagagtgggcaggagagcgggcaggaaagcgggcaggagagcgggcaggagagcgggcaggagagcgggcaggagagtgggcaggagagcgggcaggaaagcgggcaggagagcgggcaggaAAGCGGGCAGGAAAGCGGGCAGGAGAGTGGGCAGGAGAGTGGGCAGGAGAGTgggcaggagagcgggcaggagagcgggcaggagagcgggcaggaaagcgggcaggagagcgggcaggagagcaggcaggagagtgggcaggagagcaggcaggagagcaggcaggaaagcgggcaggagagcgggcaggagagcaggcaggagagcgggcaggagagtgggcaggagagcgggcaggaaagcgggcaggagagcgggcaggagagcgggcaggagagcgggcaggagagcaggcaggagagcgggcaggagagtgggcaggagagcgggcaggaaagcgggcaggagagcgggcaggagagcaggcaggagagcgggcaggagagtgggcaggagagcgggcaggaaagcgggcaggagagcgggcaggagagcgggcaggagagcgggcaggagagcaggcaggagagcgggcaggagagtgggcaggagagcgggcaggaaagcgggcaggagagcgggcaggagagcgggcaggagagcaggcaggagagcgggcaggagagtgggcaggagagcgggcaggaaagcgggcaggagagcgggcaggaAAGCGGGCAGGAAAGCGGGCAGGAGAGTGGGCAGGAGAGTgggcaggagagcgggcaggaaagcgggcaggagagcgggcaggagagcaggcaggagagcaggcaggagagcgggcaggagagcgggcaggaAAGCGGGCAGGAAagcgggcaggagagcgggcaggaAAGCGGGCAGGAAagcgggcaggagagcaggcaggagagcgggcaggagagcgggcaggagagcgggcaggaAAGCGGGCAGGAGAGTGGGCAGGAAagcgggcaggagagcgggcaggagagcaggcaggagagcgggcaggaaagcgggcaggagagcgggcaggaAAGCGGGCAGGAGAGTgggcaggagagcgggcaggagagcgggcaggaAAGCGGGCAGGAGAGTgggcaggagagcgggcaggaaagcgggcaggagagcgggcaggaAAGCGGGCAGGAAagcgggcaggagagcgggcaggagagtgggcaggagagcgggcaggagagcgggcaggagagtgggcaggagagcgggcaggaaagcgggcaggagagcgggcaggaaagcgggcaggagagcgggcaggagagcgggcaggagagCTTGCTGCTCGCTTGCTTCTCCAGGAGGGCTTTGCAAAAGTTCCCTGTGCCCCAGTCATTGCACAGTCACAGCAAAGGGAGGGGGAGCGAACGCCTCGGCTGCACCCCGAGCCGGGGAAGGAGCCCCCCACCACGCCACGGCTGCCGGTGAGGGCTCTCTGTGGGACCGCGCCTTTGTATGAGCTGCCgaagggctggggggagctgctgccctgcaccccGTCCCCACAGCCAGGCACCCCGAGGACTGGGTCCTGcaggctcccagcaccccacagcaatTTGGGTGCCCCAGGAGGGCACCTGCCTGACCAGCCCCTGCAAAAAAGGTCCCACAACCTGTAAACAGGCATGTTGGCAGCAGCATCCCTCGCCGGCCGCCAGCCTCTCCTGAGGCCTCTTCTAGTGGGTCCAGCAATTCTGGTTTCAAATGTTTTTGACGGGCTGGGTATCTCGCGGCTCTGCTGCCGAGCGGTGCTGCAGGGCCTGGGTACCGGTGACCGCGGCAGCTCGCCTCCTGCGGCCCCTGGAAAATACACCCAAATCCGGTCAAGTCACTCCaagtttctggaagaaaaaggctCCTTTGGAGCCACCATGGGACGTTTGGAGGTTTGGGACTCGAGCAGCCGTTTCGCAGCCCCACACCGCCCGCCGCAGCAGGGAGCGGCTGCAGCTTCGGGTATTGCCAGGGCACAGCGGTGGCTGCTGTGCACAGCCCTGGTCTGCTGCCACGGCAGCAGTACCACccatcccgtccccatccccgcTCCTGCGGCTGAACGTGGCTGGAATCCCACTGCCGTGGGCTCCATGTGTGTCGTGGAGCTGCCTGGAGCTGTGCCGGCTGTTCGCAGCCCCGGCTGTGCTGggtgcgcggcagcccgcagcATTGCCCGGGCAGAGGGAGCTGCTCGGTGGAGCTGCAGCCCGAGGGTGCCGGGGGCTCGGGGTGGCCCAGGGCATCCTTGCTCACCTCCATCTTATGAGTCTGCTCGGACATCACCGGTGCCCCCATTCCCATGAGGCTTTCCCCATAAGCTGGTCAGTTACACATGCCATGAGTTTGGCAGGTCTCAGCCCAACTCTCCATGGGCAGCAGTGCACTGCCCTAGTCCCGGGATGCTGCCTCAGCTCAGCTGGGTGGCCAGGACAGACAGACGGCCAAaacagggctggggctggtgcagCCGCTGTGTCATGGGCGCAGGCGAGTCCTCAGAGATGCCACCAGCATCCCCCAAGACTGAACAATCGGGAGAACACGGCTGCGTGCTCCTGGGACGGCTTTTTTCACTTAGAAAAACCCAGAGATCACTTTTCtcttacagaaattattttttcttgcttaaaaaGGCACAAACTAAGCTGGAGCCTGATGTTGTCCTGGGGGAGAGAGGGTccccctggggctgccctcagaGTGGTCTGCTGAGGGTGGGCTCCCAGCCAGGGGCTGTGGGCGCGTGGGGACGGTGACCACTGCGCAGTGTCCCTGCCCAGGCCCTGCAAACGGGGAAAGCCCTCACCTCAGGCCAAGCCCCCCCAGCCAGTTTCCCTTGGCTgaagaaaacaataattttccaTCAAATAAAACCTGTTCTTCAGCCTGCAGCGGTGCTCTGTGCCAGCAAAGGGTGCCTTTACTCCAGCTCCACTGTTAAATTCCATttctaaacaaacagaaacccaaaactttttatttagaCCAAGGATCTGCCACGTGGCCGGGGCTGTCGGCTCTACAAGGTCACGGTGGAGGGACCGGTGTGGGATCTGGGACGACtggagctgctcctggctgtgccGCACGGTCCTGCCCGCCAACGtcccgtctctgcaccagggTGTGCCGAGGCGATGCCGCGGCTCGGGGGCTCGCCAGCCACTACGGGCAATCACCAGGGGGGCACAAAAGCCACAgcgtgtttttttccctcttgcccATCCCACGTATCCCCTGTTCCCCCACTCTGGAGACTCTCCAGAGGGCTCCCTCTGGGCTAGAGGTTTCTCCAGAGGTGCCAGGAGAAATCCCCATTTAACAGTGGGGTGCCCCCTGTTCCCACCACCCCCCATCCCAGAGCCAGCGATTCATGGCGCCGCAGCAGGGGCGCAGCGTGAGCCTGGCAGGAGAAAGGGTCCCCCGCATCCCCCCGCGCATCCCCCCGCGCATCCCCCCACGCATCCCCCCGCGCATCCCCCCGCGCATCCCCCCACGCATCCCCCCGCGCATCCCCCGCAGAGCAGCACCCCGGCGCCCGGAGCCGTCACACCCCACGTGTCGGCAGTGGGGAACCGGAGGCTCTGCTGGGAAGAGGGTCTCGGGGGCTGCTCTGGCCAGCtgccgcggggtgggggggggccaGGCAACACCTGCCTGGGGCCGAGCCCCAGCTCCGCTCAGCAGTGCTGCCCCGACACCTGGGCAGATGGGCAGAAGCGCCCAGCAGCCGCACCGGTGCCGGTTGCGATGTCGTGCGCTCGCGGCGGGGTGGATGGGACCATGGGCGTTAATTATCCCTCTTCACACGCAGCTAATTACCTTTTCCCCGGGTAATTTAATAGTATTATAAATAGGAGGAGGGGAAAGCTTGAAGTGGATGGAGGGATGCTAACTGAGGTGTGCAGCAGCGAAGTGGGCAGTGACACTGCccatcctcctgctctgtccc encodes the following:
- the LOC135311644 gene encoding uncharacterized protein LOC135311644, producing MVLPALGAAVSPHLPGDSQSSSLGDTQLYVQHAQRSCARQCGALGLEPGSPPPSQSQGTKGQPLTVNNLMPHLAPVPPARPGHHPQAEMKRPENASCTAAGHPFDTDHLQGSSPGVNVPLRPLQSRGFADGSALAASSPAGSPRPRPPAGAQLGRSPLSSSGVARTRPPGHAEAPGSLSAVGAAGAWGQESGQESGQESGQESGRESRQESGQESGQESGQESGQESGQESGQESGQESGQESRQESGQESGQESGQESGQESRQESGQESGQESGQESGQESGQESGQESGQESGQESGQESGQESGQESGQESGQESGQESGQESGQESGQESGQESGQESGQESGQESGQESGQESGQESGQESGQESGQESGQESGQESGQESGQESGQESGQESRQESGQESGQESGQESGQESGQESGQESGQESGQESGQESGQESGQESGQESRQESRQESGQESGQESGQESGQESGQESGQESGQESRQESGQESGQESGQESGQESGQESGQESGQESRQESGQESGQESGQESGQESGQESGQESGQESGQESGQESGQESGQESGQESGQESGQESGQESGQESGQESGQESGQESGQESGQESGQESGQESGQESGQESLLLACFSRRALQKFPVPQSLHSHSKGRGSERLGCTPSRGRSPPPRHGCR